A single window of Falco rusticolus isolate bFalRus1 chromosome 6, bFalRus1.pri, whole genome shotgun sequence DNA harbors:
- the GINS1 gene encoding DNA replication complex GINS protein PSF1, with protein MAGERAVGLVRELHRATGGHLPPFRTEGLRQALEEMRALYERNQADVSEAKAGRADLIFLIRFRHCCLLRNQRCVLAYLYDRLLRVRALRWECGSVLPNAVQLHLSAEEMEWFNLYKKSLATYMRSVGGEEGLDLTQDIKPPKSLYIEVRCLRDYGEFEIDDGTTVLLKKNSQHFLPRWKCEQLIRQGVLEHILS; from the exons ATGGCGGGGGAGcgggctgtggggctggtgcGGGAGCTGCACCGCGCCACCGGCGGGCACCTGCCGCCCTTCCGG ACGGAGGGGCTGCGGCAGGCGCTGGAGGAGATGCGGGCGCTGTACGAGCGGAACCAGGCGGACGT GTCCGAGGCGAAGGCGGGGCGGGCCGACTTGATCTTCCTCATCCGTTTTCggcactgctgcctgctccgGAACCAGCGCTGCGTGCTGGCCTACCT GTACGACCGGCTGCTGCGGGTGCGGGCGCTGCGCTGGGAGTGCGGCAGCGTCCTGCCCAACGCCGTCCAGCTCCATCTGTCGGCTGAGGAA ATGGAGTGGTTCAATCTGTACAAAAAGTCTCTGGCTACCTACATGAGGTCAgtaggaggagaggaagggctGGACCTTACACAGGACATTAAACCTCCTAAAAGCCTGTACATTGAA gTGCGGTGTTTAAGAGACTATGGAGAGTTTGAGATTGACGATGGTACCACCGTCCTGTTGAAAAAGAATAGCCAG CACTTCTTACCCCGGTGGAAATGCGAGCAGTTAATCAGACAAGGAGTCCTCGAGCACATTCTGTCGTAA